TTATATTCGCGAACTGTAGTTAGAAAACTAGTTAAAGGTGGGTTAATAACATTTATACTCTTGAAGCACAAAAAGCTTTGGTACTGGCtgttaacatgtttttttaaaataaatagttaaaCATCAAAATGCAAGCCGTTTTATATAAAGCTGCAAAGCGTTGACGTTTGGTACAGAAGTAggatgaaataattgaaaaacgaCATCAACTAACGTTACCATTACTAAACCGAACACCGTGCGTAACTTGCATTTGTGATCTAAAATAATTGATTCCATAATTTCAGTTGTATTATGCTGTTGTCTCCTATAATGATACTTAATAGCAAGTTAACTGacgtttttatttacaatattcagAGAAAACAATCAACTGTCTGACGGGTTTGAATCAGAGCCTAATTTTTTTGCTATAATTTTGCTCAAAAGTAGttctacaaaacaaaaaaaattgcgAAATTGTCAActgttaataaaactaaaagaaattGATCTCACGAACGCGacatattttcaactttcaagCTCGCAACTCGACTCATAAATACTGCAATGTCAACTTGTGTTGTCTTTGATTTTTGTGAAACCTGTCTCAATAGCAACAATATAAATAACTATATTATCATCATTCTCTGTCTAGTTTTTCGTTAATCCCCCTTCCCACAAACACATGTTAAATCTTACAACGTTTGTTtgaaattaattcaaaattaaatccgATTCAGATAGGATACATTTGCATTAATGAAATGTAACTATTAAAAATGAATTCACGCGTTTTGGATTGGTTAAGACGTTTTTTCTTGGAAGTTTGAGACTGTGCAATGGCATAAACAAGACCGAACGATATATTTTCATTTGATCAATTTaccttaatttctatatatttatatagtatagcttaaaattgagaaaaaaaaatgagtaatgtgccaaagagacaacagcccgaccaaagACAAAAGTACAGCCGATGGCCAACAATGGTTCTTCAACAATACGGGTAAATCACGCACCCGAAGGcttgcttcagctggcccctaaacaaaaatgtgtactagttcagtgttaATAGACGCTATACTagctccaaaatatataaataaactaaattaaaaaacttacaagactaacaaaggccagaggctcctgacttagaacaggcgcaaaaatgcggcggtgttaaacattaTTTTGACCCTCCTGTTAAgggtttaatatcataccatcatagtgcaaaattgaaaatgaaatgtcaaagagacaacaaaccgaccatagagcagacaacaggccaccaatgggtcttcaatgcaggaagaaacttccgcacccggaggagtcatTCAGCTGGcctcctaaacaaaaatgttactagttcagtaataatggacgtcatactcagCCCTCCCCATAcccctagccaatgtagaaaaaaacaagcGCACAACTATACGCATAGTAAAAcccagtttaagagaagtccgagtccgatgtcagaataggtaacaaaagaaactaaacaaaatgacaattatacataaattaacaaaggactactagcagtaattgacatgccagctccagacctaaattaaactgattgagagattatgtcttcatcatatgcatATCAAGAACTATCCCTCCCGTTaggagttttttttctaaagtattataccatcataaactTTGTATGTTTCTCTACAGTTGAGAATAAttcaacatagataccaggattgattttttttgtatttccgccagacgcgcgtttcttctactaCATACCAtaatcagtgacgctggaataaaaaaaggttaaaaagggcaaataaagtgcaaacttgaagagcattgagtaccacatattcctaaaatgtttgccaaatacagctgaggtaatctattcctgaggtagaaaaaccttagtttttttttcaaaaattcaaagttgtgtaaaaagttaattcataaatatgaccatatcaattgataattcatgtcaacacagaagtgctgacaactgggctggtgatccctgtgttgacctctagatgttaTTTCTGGGTCAACATAAAagcattgttattgttttatggaGTTTTGGCCCAATTCTGAGTTCATTCATATTCTTATGACCATGAGTTTCCTAATATACATTCATAGTAGCAGTCGTTTATGACACTTGAGTGAGATCTTTGACACATTAAAAGAAGAgtcaataaaacaaattgaaacatcATTGTGTTTAAGACAAACCTTTTTTTCTGGTCCTTGATGACTTGAATCCATGAAGATAACACATACTAGTACATTTTAATATCAATCTATAATTGATACTCGATAGGTTTCGACAAATTGTTTGCTTCACTGTTTTCGATGCAAGTCATGTAAAATAACCAACAAAAAaaccgaactcaaaggaaaattcaaaacgggaagtacCTTAACAAATGACGAAATTAAAAGCTAAAACATATCACACCAATAGTTAATAACTGTcgtattcctcacttggtacagacATGTTTTTATATAGAAAAGGGGATTAAACCAGGGTTTATAGCTACAATGTAGCTAATCCCATAACTTTTGACAGATTCATAAAATTTATCttgttaacaatttttttgtttgcaCTGGTCCCTGTTTATTAGTACCAACAGTGTGCAGGTGATCTTTATGTCGATAGCAGTTATTAGTCGTTTCTCAAATCGTTTtacatatttcattatttttaataaCATGACTTTGAGCATAAAGTTATTCGGTTTGTACGTCCGTTCCTTCGTCCATCCGTCCGTTTCGCTTCAatttaaagttttggtcaagtcAGGTTAAAGTATATGGTATAgtcaggttaaagtgtttggtcaaggtagttttttttccaatcaacttgaaacttagtacacatgctccTCTTGATATGAGTTTTGACcataatttcacggtccactaacaTGGAAATATAGTGCAATTAggactttttttgttatttaagtaAAACCAATAACAGGCCTTTTCTATTATCTAGTGTTTAGATTTCAAAATATTGTAGGAATTTCATTGCATACCCTAAATTGAGTTCCCTgagcagcaacacatacacttttgttcagttggttaataaatgtattaagaaatgggtgtttttataatgaccctgttatatgtcctcggtcagttataatggcctcggatgtctgtaatagcacccggcgttgcctcgggccattacagacttcctcgaccattattacagaccttggacatataacagggccattataaaaacacatgTAATACCATAATAATGACCCAGTTTTAATGTACAGTGGTAGGTTTATCTTGATAATGAATTAACACTGAGAAAAATAGACGCAGTGAATTGCTGTATTCTTGCCAGGGAAATGCTTTTAACATACACATTCGAAACGACACCAATCCGTAAAAAAGATTGGCATAATATCCCTTGTTGGTATATTTAGACGAGCTTGATGCATGTATaataattacataagatgtatgtttcattataatacgttattctgattggctaaatacacatcatgtgttattccttaggcattacacaataaaacctATCATTCATGATATCACGAGGTCTTACAATAAAGTGcacgcaggggcggatccaggaatttattaGGGGGTGATCAcctttttaattcttaaattaaaattcaattcttTTATGGCCCCTTATAGGAAGATTATGTTTGCCACAAAGTAAAacacttttatttattaattattatacaaactttaaaaatttagataaacgTAATGTAAAATAAGTATAAATTACCTGCTAAAAACATCTAAGATTGAGGACTGTCTCCTCATTTTTACACCTTAAGTTAACATCAAAGAAATCGACCAAGTAATTAGCGATTGTTGATTACATGTTCACACCtgtcaaggtacatgtatttagccTTAAGGTAAGTAATGACAACTTTATGACCGGTGCTTACGATCgacgaatttatttttcaaaatgttcaaggtgCACCATTTTTTTGGTACATGGTACACCATTTTTGCAAACCCAGGGGGTGGTCACCGGCACCGGatgaccaccccctggatccgcctctggCACGggtgaattaaatttaaaaaaatgataaaattcgtgttttcatgatcctagctaaaaaatgtaattataagtattgaatgcttctttttgttacttcataggggtgtaaaagcgttgaccgtgcgcacatttttagaataaagCGCGGAAAATATACTTCGGTCatcgcttttacaccccaatgaagttacaaaaagaagcattcaattcttaaatgattaCAATGAACAGTTTTTACAATAGTCAAttgtaattataaaaatgaacaacGAAGTCATACGGATAAAGCAAATTGGTTTTGTCCATCTTTGTTTTAGAATAGCAAAGTATAAAGCCGAATTCAGTAGTAAcacaatcttattaaaatgtcGTTGCCTTGGCCAATAAAtctgattttatttatattattagcGGAGAATGAAACTTTTGACCTTAAGTTTTAATTGTAGATTTGGTATTTCTGTAATGGCGTAAATAAACTTCTGCTCCTGACAAGCTAATCAATATACAATTACAAATCGAGTCAGATTCTTCATGGTAATTACGTTCATTCATAGAGCAGTATAAATTATAGGATATTGAATCACGTGGTATTGTTTTTCGATGCTATAAAACCGAGGCACCAGACTTAATGAGTATAGTTTGCCTTCGATCGTCTGAACGGATTATTATAAtacaactttgttttaaaaatgacaGAACAATGTCCAAGATTTCAAATAGCATTTCTTGGTGCAGGACGTGTTGGGAAAACGTCTATTTTACGGAGATATTTGTTCGGAACGTTTTTCGAGGAATATTTGGAAACTGTTGAAGAAACATATTCGCAGCCGTATTATATTAACGGCAAACGACAAAATATAGACTATATAGATACAGCTGGTAGTATATCATTTCCAGCAATGCAACAAATATACATGTCGCAAGCAAACGCTTTCGTACTTGTCTATGCTATAGACGATAAACGATCCTTTGAAGAAATGAAGAACATTTGGGAGAAGATTAAACAAGCTCGGAATAATGTTTTGAACATTCCCGTTGTTATTGTTGGTAACAATCTTGACATGGAAAATAATAGGCAGATCGAAACATTCGATGCTTTGAATTGGGCTTTTGGTGAAAATCTTGGAGGTTGTTTCCTTGAAGTCTCTGCAAAGACAGATCAACATATCAAAGACATTTTCGAGATTCTTCTTGAACAACTTGGAAATACGCGATCTGAACAAAAAGGACCATTTCGCATTCGTTCAACAAGTTTAAGTAGAAAACCTTCTGATTCCACTGATCTtcgacaaaatttaaaaacaagaaaatgcaTGTTCAAAAAAACTCAAACCACAGAGAGGTTAAATCCATCTGATAAACATTTTCAGGACTCTGTTTTCGATGACTTCAAGCAAATGACAATCAAAAGAATACACCAAACTTTACGAGGTAGAAAATGTTTTCCATCAGAAGACCATACCAGTTCATGGTTTTGTCAGACTCTCGAAACTACGAAATCAGGCAAAATTGTCGATCAAAAGAAACATCTATTtcatggaaataaaaatattcacgCTGACATGCGGGAAAAAGGCATGCAAAGCCATCTTAACTTGGCtaaaaaatcacaaattaatgTAAGAGCTCGCTTTTCGAATATCTTTTCTGGTTTAGTACGAAAACATTCCAATAAAAGACTCGAGAggtaatttgtaaatatttgattatgtttttataattaaaatgaaaacaaaaaatgttttgatgttataaatgtatttttgtttattctttgtaACTTTTAAATTAGTGAAAGGGCgcaatttttgcaaaatttgcGGCGTTTTTGTTAGTAGAAATTGAAATAGGAATGCTTGTGCTTTGTCTTTTGCCATGTACATTTGACTGTTCTTATCAATTGTTTTAATATCACTGTCATTGTCTATTCTTTGAAACTTCGCAGTCAGTTAAACGGAGTCCAGACATGAGTTTTTATGGCTAACTCAACCGGATTCGTTTTCGAGAGCGCATTGCAAATTATATCAAAAGAAGATGCTATTTTTGTTCACATGCTTGTTCAATAAATCTATAATCCTGATTATTGAAAATTAAGTTGATATATTTTTGTCACAAGTAACTGACAGTTTTGACCCAGCTTTATTGATGAAAACGTCCTTGTCATTGCAACTCTACACTAAGAAATCTGACAAAAACAGTTTTCCTCTCAAAATTTGTCACCCGAAAAACTTCTCCCGTAGCATTCAGTACACTCTCATCcgaataattataaaattatgcTTTCCGGAATTCAAATCAACAACTCTTTAGGACAATTCGAAATTCAGCTTAAGTCAAGAGGCTCAGATTTGAAATGTTCACGTTAGATTTCGTGAATGTGAAAAAGTAACGATAAAAAAACGATCTGAAAGTATTTCATCTATTGTCAGCAAGCATAAGTGATCAcactaaatatattttaaaagcacAACCACAATCCAGGGATACTTCATATATGCATCATCTGTAACATGGAGAATAATTTTAGGAACGTGTAAACTTTAACATTGGATTAGATAATCATCGATCATGTTATGCAAGACACTCATAAAGGTAGGACTGGCATTGCCGACCTCAGATAATTGAGACTAGCAAAAATTGAAACACTCAAGGTAGAAACAATAACTGAATTCTTTTGTTTTCAAACTGATCCACGTCTAAAaagattgaatgttgattttgacttttttaggccttctatgtatatatgtatatatttattatactaTTTATTAAAATCCTATATGTATATAGGTATGTATTCAGTATCTAGAAAATCAACATAACAATATTAGCGTAGATCCATTTCTTGACTTCCTCCAAAACCTGGACAAAACCTGTACTTTTCCCTTTATTTCTAGCGAATCTTTGATGATTTAGGGCG
This sequence is a window from Mytilus edulis chromosome 1, xbMytEdul2.2, whole genome shotgun sequence. Protein-coding genes within it:
- the LOC139528921 gene encoding ras-related protein Rap-1b-like gives rise to the protein MTEQCPRFQIAFLGAGRVGKTSILRRYLFGTFFEEYLETVEETYSQPYYINGKRQNIDYIDTAGSISFPAMQQIYMSQANAFVLVYAIDDKRSFEEMKNIWEKIKQARNNVLNIPVVIVGNNLDMENNRQIETFDALNWAFGENLGGCFLEVSAKTDQHIKDIFEILLEQLGNTRSEQKGPFRIRSTSLSRKPSDSTDLRQNLKTRKCMFKKTQTTERLNPSDKHFQDSVFDDFKQMTIKRIHQTLRGRKCFPSEDHTSSWFCQTLETTKSGKIVDQKKHLFHGNKNIHADMREKGMQSHLNLAKKSQINVRARFSNIFSGLVRKHSNKRLER